ATAAGTGAAACCAGGATCTTCTCAAATCACTGTTTCAAAAAATTCTCATGACCCACAATTATAGACTTAAAGTGGCCTAATTTAGAAAGCCacctttgggccgggcgcggtggctcaagcctgtaatcccagcactttgggaggccgaggcgggcggatcacaaggtcaggagatcgagaccacagtgaaaccccgtctctactaaaaatacaaaaaaaaattagccgggcgcggtggcgggcgcctgtagtcccagctactcaggaggctgaggcaggagaatggcgggaacccgggaggcggagcttgcagtgagccgagatcgcgccactgcactccagcctgggcaacagcgtgagactccgtctcaaaaaaaaaaaaaaaaaaaaaaaaaaagaaagccacctTTGACATCCCTATAACTCCTCTACAAAGCAGCGGTTTCCAGCGGACGCCACTAAGACCTGCAGCGAACAGGACAGGCCAAGTCTTACCTCCTGTGTAGAGAAAGGAGCCAGACAGGCCTCCAAAGTAGATGAGAGCCAAGTGTTCCAGTTTCAGAGGGGATAGGCAGTAGAGGCAAGCGGCACAGACGCAGCCCAACGTGTAGAGGAAGACTCCGAACCGGACGACATCCTGGGGCTCCAAGATTCGGTCCACAAGTGTCCTGTCATCACTCTTTTTGTGGTCAATGCCCTTGGAAAAGTCATAGTAAGTGTTGACCAAATTACCGGCCCCGTGCACAGCCAGGACAGCCACGGCACAACCCACCAAGAGCCTGGGATCCAGGACACCGTGGGATCTGTAGGCAAGGGCACTGCCCAGGGCCACCGGTGTGAGTGAGGCACTGAAGCTCCAGGGCCTCAGGGCCAACACGTAGGAGGCGCACTTCTGCCTCCAGGAGCGCTGGGGGAGCCTATCTTGTTCGGGACAGTCGTTCCCCAGCGGTTCCCTGTCCCCAGCCTTGACAGTCTCTCCCGACAGGATGTTAATCTTCTCCCCCAGGACCTGAGAGGCAGCCATGGAAGCTCCACGTGGCTGTAGTAAACTCTAAAAGTGAGCCACGCACAGTGACCGCCCGGGAAGGAGGAAGGACGGGGCGGGGCAGCCGGGCCTGACCTTCCTTCGGTTCCGCCCCAGGACAGGGCTGGTGTGGCGGCAAGCTCCGGGGGCAGCAGCAAGCGGGTCTTACACCCCAAGAGGTCCAGCGGCGCCGCCCCTACTACCTGTCACCTGGGTGAAGTCTGTCTCCGACCCCCAGCCCCGCGTTAGAGCCCACGGCCGAGCCCCGGCCACAGTCTTCAGGCCGCCAGGCCCGCCATCTTGTGCGCCGGCCTCTGGAGGCGCGCCCGGAAACAGGTGCCGGCGGCGCGTGCCGGAcagaagggtgggctggaggccGGGAGGGAACGGGGCCGAGCCAGAGGCGGGGAGAAGGGCGGTGAGGGGTGGGGATTGGGGGGAGCCTGATCAGAGCCGGGGCGGGCGGGGCTGAGTCAGAGGTGGGGAGGGGTCAGAGACGGGGCGGGGTCAGAGGCGGGGAAGGGAGGGGTcagaggaggggagaagggcGGTGAGGGGTGGGGCGGGGATGAGGGGCGGGGCCAGACCGGTGGCGGGGCAGGAGGGGGCGGGGATGGGTCGGGGGCGGGgacagggcaggggctggggccgGGCGGTGACTCGGGGTCCAGCCCTTTTCCTGCCTGCGCTGCGCCCCACAGCTACTTCCAGACTAACTGGAATCAGCCTGTCTTAGCATCCTAAGAACTCGAAGATGTGTTGCTTTAGGACTTACCGGGTGCACTTTCATTCACGAAGTAGGATTCATTAATTTGTTCATGctgcaagcatttattgagcgcCTGCTGTGTGCAGACATTCTGACATCTGTCATATCTGCACTGTGGAAATACTCTATGAAAGCTCTTATCAGCTTTCCATTCAGTGACATCCTTCGGCAGCTTGAGATCTGCCCATGGTGGGAGAGTTTACACCACGCAAGTCAGCAAATGCTTAATAACTGCTATGTCGTCTAGACTTAAGAAAGTGGCGGAGAAAACGTTAACATTACTGGTTAAACTTGAAAGTGTTggagggtgcggtggctcacgcctgtaatcgaagcactttgggaggccgaggtgggcagatcacttgatgtcaggagttcaagaccagcctggccaacatggcaaaaccccatctctactaaaaatacaaaaattagcctcgtttggtggcgggtacctgtaatcccagccactcgggaggctgaggcaggagaattgcttgaacccgggagatggaggttgcagtgagccaagatcacgccactggactccagcctgggtgacagagtgagactccatctcaaaaaaaaaaaaaaaaaaaaaaaaattagccgggtgtggtggtacattcctgtaatcgcagctactcaggaggctaaggcaggagaattgcttgaaccctggaggcagaggctgcattgagccaagatcaccccactatactccagcctgggcaatagagcgagactccatctcaaaaaaggaaaaaaaaagaaaaaaaagtgtaagtGAATGCATCAAAACTTTGAGGAAATATTCGGCCAATATTGGCAAATTATAATCCAGTTGAACAAGTAAGTTGCTTGTAGCCTTGACAAACTAGTGAAGTTCTGATGTATCTCTTTTGATTGTTTCACTTTCCTCTTACTCCTAACATAAAATATCAACCAACATTCATGTCTGAACTATGCTCCTTGATCAATTGGGACCATAGGGAAGCTATACAACATCCAATAAAACATACTGTGAGA
This DNA window, taken from Macaca mulatta isolate MMU2019108-1 chromosome 1, T2T-MMU8v2.0, whole genome shotgun sequence, encodes the following:
- the UBIAD1 gene encoding ubiA prenyltransferase domain-containing protein 1, giving the protein MAASQVLGEKINILSGETVKAGDREPLGNDCPEQDRLPQRSWRQKCASYVLALRPWSFSASLTPVALGSALAYRSHGVLDPRLLVGCAVAVLAVHGAGNLVNTYYDFSKGIDHKKSDDRTLVDRILEPQDVVRFGVFLYTLGCVCAACLYCLSPLKLEHLALIYFGGLSGSFLYTGGIGFKYVALGDLIILITFGPLAVMFAYAIQVGSLAIFPLVYAIPLALSTEAILHSNNTRDMESDREAGIVTLAILIGPTFSYILYNTLLFLPYLVFSILATHCTISLALPLLTIPMAFSLERQFRSQAFNKLPQRTAKLNLLLGLFYVFGIILAPAGSLPKL
- the UBIAD1 gene encoding ubiA prenyltransferase domain-containing protein 1 isoform X1; the protein is MAASQVLGEKINILSGETVKAGDREPLGNDCPEQDRLPQRSWRQKCASYVLALRPWSFSASLTPVALGSALAYRSHGVLDPRLLVGCAVAVLAVHGAGNLVNTYYDFSKGIDHKKSDDRTLVDRILEPQDVVRFGVFLYTLGCVCAACLYCLSPLKLEHLALIYFGGLSGSFLYTGGIGFKYVALGDLIILITFGPLAVMFAYAIQSSSSHRSRVPTSGAWEQPVLKLPETAQ